A stretch of Pseudomonas taetrolens DNA encodes these proteins:
- a CDS encoding AraC family transcriptional regulator, producing the protein MSALDTLQVFQALNSSPNSRLEHSAELGDGMAAALWSNHHDAREYQAPTHHTLSCYIAGGTETFRRSNPGSKGAPGKLCVLPAGHQSEWVINGEIRLAHVYVSAEQFALGCITLLDREPRTLQLRESTFLDDPEQTRRFHQLIRMNWNEPGERLLTSSLASALLDHALLSQIGRREGLQLKGGLAAHQRRQLVETIEHHLGEPLSIGQLAAQCALSPYHFARMFRESFGVPPHQYLLARRLARARDLLRNSSLALGDVALACGFASASHFANRFKQHLGGTPGEYRTAFR; encoded by the coding sequence ATGTCCGCACTCGATACCCTGCAAGTTTTTCAAGCCCTCAACAGCTCGCCCAATTCGCGGCTGGAGCATAGCGCCGAGCTGGGTGACGGCATGGCCGCAGCCCTGTGGAGCAATCACCACGACGCCCGTGAATACCAGGCACCGACGCACCACACGCTGTCGTGTTATATCGCTGGCGGCACCGAGACCTTTCGCCGCAGCAATCCCGGCAGCAAGGGCGCACCGGGCAAGCTCTGCGTATTGCCCGCCGGGCACCAGTCAGAGTGGGTCATCAACGGTGAAATCCGCCTGGCCCATGTGTACGTCAGTGCAGAACAATTCGCTTTGGGATGCATCACCCTGCTCGACCGCGAACCGCGCACCCTGCAATTGCGCGAGAGCACGTTTCTTGATGACCCGGAGCAAACCCGGCGCTTTCATCAATTGATCCGGATGAACTGGAATGAGCCCGGCGAACGCCTGCTTACCAGCAGCCTGGCCAGTGCCCTGCTCGATCATGCATTGCTGAGCCAAATTGGACGCCGCGAAGGGCTGCAACTCAAGGGCGGATTGGCAGCCCATCAACGCCGGCAACTGGTGGAGACCATTGAACACCACCTGGGTGAGCCCTTGAGCATCGGCCAATTAGCCGCGCAATGTGCGTTGTCGCCCTACCACTTTGCCCGCATGTTTCGCGAAAGCTTCGGCGTGCCGCCTCATCAATACCTGCTGGCACGGCGCCTGGCCCGGGCCCGCGACCTGTTGCGCAACTCATCCCTGGCCCTGGGCGATGTGGCGCTGGCGTGCGGTTTCGCCAGCGCCAGCCACTTCGCCAACCGCTTCAAGCAACACCTGGGCGGCACGCCGGGTGAATACCGGACGGCGTTCAGGTAA
- a CDS encoding DMT family transporter — MNLFLYLLTVLIWGTTWIALKLQLGVVAIPVSIVYRFGLAALVLFALLLLSRKLQVMNKRGHLICLAQGLCLFCVNFMCFLTASQWVPTGLIAVVFSTATLWNALNARIFFKQKIARNVVAGGALGLLGLGLLFWPELSGHTASPETLLGLGLALIGTMCFSAGNMLSSLQQKAGLKPLTTNAWGMLYGASMLALYCGLSGIPFNMEWNARYVGSLLYLVIPGSVIGFTAYLTLVGRMGPERAAYCTVLFPLVALNVSAYAEGYQWSPPALAGLVLVMLGNVLVFRKPKPLPMTAKLA; from the coding sequence ATGAACCTATTCCTATATTTATTGACGGTGCTGATCTGGGGCACCACGTGGATCGCTCTCAAGTTGCAATTGGGGGTGGTGGCGATTCCAGTGTCCATTGTTTATCGCTTTGGTCTGGCGGCGCTGGTGCTGTTTGCCTTGCTGTTGCTCAGCCGCAAACTGCAGGTGATGAACAAGCGCGGTCACTTGATATGCCTAGCGCAGGGACTGTGCCTGTTTTGTGTCAATTTCATGTGCTTCCTGACCGCCAGCCAGTGGGTGCCGACCGGCTTGATCGCGGTGGTGTTTTCGACAGCCACGTTGTGGAATGCGCTGAACGCACGGATTTTCTTCAAGCAGAAAATTGCGCGCAATGTGGTGGCCGGTGGCGCTTTGGGCTTGCTCGGCTTGGGCCTGTTGTTCTGGCCGGAATTGAGCGGACACACCGCCAGCCCCGAAACCCTGCTGGGACTCGGCCTGGCCCTGATTGGCACGATGTGTTTTTCGGCGGGCAACATGCTCTCGAGCCTGCAACAGAAGGCCGGGCTCAAACCGTTGACTACCAACGCCTGGGGCATGCTCTATGGCGCAAGCATGCTGGCGTTGTACTGCGGGTTAAGCGGGATTCCGTTCAATATGGAATGGAATGCCCGGTATGTCGGCTCGTTGCTGTACTTGGTGATTCCGGGTTCGGTGATCGGGTTTACCGCGTACCTGACTCTGGTCGGGCGCATGGGGCCGGAGCGCGCTGCTTACTGCACCGTGCTGTTCCCCTTGGTGGCGCTTAACGTGTCGGCCTACGCCGAAGGCTACCAGTGGAGCCCTCCGGCTTTGGCGGGGCTGGTTCTGGTGATGCTCGGCAACGTATTGGTGTTTCGCAAACCCAAACCGTTACCGATGACCGCCAAGCTTGCCTGA
- a CDS encoding TonB-dependent siderophore receptor, with protein sequence MKSRVTSVAGGSVKQWLGASALVMAGLALTPVGVAMATEASQQQTGTLFDFDLPAEPLPRALNDFSRLTGLSVVYTDEAPYGLQAPAIKGRMHAEQALQQMLAQSGFNARRTDPRTFALEPQSTAGALNLGATSITSMAPADTGYQPPATTSVMRGTGSSMETPQTINVVAAQVIRDQAPRNLDDALNNVSGITQGNTLGSTQDSVMKRGFGDNRDGSIMRDGMPLVQGRALGAATERVEVLKGPASLLYGIQDPGGVVNVVSKKPQLEQYNALTVRGSTYGSGKNGSGASLDSTGPLGDSGLAYRMIIDHEDEDYWRNFGTHRETLIAPSLAWYGDNTQVLLAYEHREFLSPFDRGTAINPATNHPLDIPATRRLDEPFNNMEGRSDLYRLEVDHDLNDDWKAHFGYSWNRETYDASQVRVTAVNPATGTLTRKMDGTQGAISTDRFTTVSLQGKVNAAGMQHELVFGVDDEYRKIHRAELIRQNSQSIFDYENPEYGQEVAGTTVSASDSNQTDLLRSDSLFMQDSIHLNDQWILVAGARFQKYDQLAGKGIPFTANTDTHGVKWVPRAGLVYRYTDELSFYGSYTESFKPNSTIAPLSGGVVLDSSIAPEQAKSWELGAKLDIPGRITGTVALFDIKKRNVLVSSTVDDETVYSAAGEVRSRGLELDVSGQLSDQWSVIGSYAYTDAEVTKDTTYQGMRLQNVAKNSGSLSAVYDFGNIVGGDTLRVGAGARYVGERAGDALNDFDLPAYTVADAFATYDTRIEGQKVTFQFNVKNLFDRTYYTSAASRMFVSIGDSRQMTFSSTLAF encoded by the coding sequence CTTGCAAGCGCCGGCCATCAAGGGCCGCATGCATGCCGAACAGGCCTTGCAGCAGATGCTTGCGCAGTCGGGTTTCAATGCTCGTCGTACCGATCCCCGCACCTTTGCCCTGGAGCCTCAATCCACCGCAGGCGCGCTGAACCTCGGCGCCACCAGCATTACTTCGATGGCACCCGCCGACACCGGCTATCAGCCGCCAGCCACCACTTCGGTGATGCGCGGTACTGGCTCGTCGATGGAAACGCCGCAGACCATCAACGTGGTCGCCGCCCAGGTGATTCGCGATCAGGCCCCCCGTAATCTGGATGATGCGCTTAACAACGTCAGTGGTATCACCCAGGGCAACACGCTGGGCAGCACGCAGGATTCGGTGATGAAGCGCGGTTTTGGCGACAACCGTGACGGCTCGATCATGCGCGATGGCATGCCGCTGGTGCAGGGCCGGGCACTGGGGGCTGCGACCGAACGCGTCGAAGTCCTCAAGGGACCGGCCTCGTTGCTGTACGGCATCCAGGACCCGGGCGGGGTGGTCAATGTGGTCAGCAAAAAACCACAGCTGGAGCAATACAACGCGCTGACCGTGCGCGGCTCCACTTATGGTTCCGGGAAAAACGGCAGTGGCGCCAGCCTGGACAGCACGGGCCCGCTGGGGGATTCGGGGCTGGCTTACCGGATGATCATTGACCATGAAGACGAAGACTACTGGCGCAATTTCGGCACCCATCGCGAGACGCTGATTGCACCGTCGCTGGCCTGGTATGGCGACAACACTCAAGTGTTGCTGGCCTACGAACACCGCGAATTTCTATCACCCTTTGACCGAGGCACCGCAATCAATCCGGCGACCAATCACCCGCTGGATATCCCGGCCACGCGGCGCCTCGATGAACCGTTCAATAACATGGAAGGGCGTTCGGACCTGTACCGCCTGGAAGTCGATCACGACCTCAACGACGACTGGAAAGCCCACTTCGGTTACAGCTGGAACCGCGAAACCTACGATGCCAGCCAGGTGCGTGTTACCGCAGTCAATCCGGCCACGGGCACACTGACCCGAAAAATGGACGGCACCCAAGGCGCCATTTCCACTGACCGGTTCACCACCGTCAGTCTGCAAGGCAAGGTGAACGCTGCGGGCATGCAGCATGAACTGGTATTTGGCGTGGATGACGAGTACCGCAAAATCCACCGTGCCGAGTTGATCCGCCAGAATAGCCAGTCCATCTTCGATTACGAAAACCCCGAGTATGGCCAGGAAGTTGCCGGCACCACGGTCAGCGCCAGTGACAGCAATCAAACCGACTTGCTGCGCAGCGACTCGTTATTCATGCAGGATTCCATTCACCTCAACGACCAGTGGATTCTGGTGGCGGGCGCCCGCTTCCAGAAGTACGACCAACTGGCTGGCAAAGGCATACCGTTCACCGCCAACACCGACACCCATGGCGTCAAGTGGGTCCCGCGTGCCGGTCTGGTGTACCGCTACACCGACGAGTTGTCGTTCTATGGCAGCTACACCGAATCGTTCAAGCCCAACTCCACCATCGCCCCGTTGAGCGGTGGCGTGGTGCTGGACTCATCCATCGCGCCCGAGCAGGCCAAGTCCTGGGAACTGGGCGCGAAACTGGATATTCCGGGGCGCATTACCGGCACTGTGGCCCTGTTCGATATCAAAAAACGCAATGTCCTGGTGTCATCGACGGTGGATGATGAAACGGTGTATTCGGCGGCGGGCGAGGTCCGGTCACGGGGCCTCGAACTGGATGTCAGCGGTCAGTTGAGCGATCAGTGGAGCGTGATCGGCAGCTATGCCTATACCGATGCTGAAGTGACCAAAGACACGACCTACCAAGGCATGCGCTTGCAGAACGTGGCGAAAAACAGCGGTTCGCTGTCGGCGGTCTATGACTTCGGCAATATCGTGGGGGGCGACACGTTACGGGTGGGGGCGGGCGCACGTTACGTGGGCGAACGGGCCGGTGATGCGCTGAACGATTTCGATCTGCCGGCCTACACCGTGGCCGATGCGTTCGCCACCTACGACACCCGGATCGAAGGGCAGAAGGTAACGTTTCAGTTCAACGTCAAAAACCTCTTCGACCGGACTTACTACACCTCGGCCGCGAGCCGCATGTTCGTTTCCATCGGCGACTCGCGCCAGATGACGTTCTCCAGCACGTTGGCGTTTTAA